TGTGGAACGAAGCACGGACTCAGCGGGAAGCTCGTTTTCCCTCTTCGAGTCCAACATTCTGCTCCAGCAGCGCGTGCAGGAACATACGAAGGACTTGCAGAAATCAAATGAAAAGCTGCAGGAAGAGATCACCGAGCATAAACGGACGGAGAATGAGCTTCGCAGAACGCAGAAGCAAACACGTCAGATCATCGACACCGCGCTCGACGCCGTGATCGCATTCGACCGCAGTTGGAACATACTCGATTGGAACCACCGCGCCGAGGAGACTTTCGGCTACAGCGCGACAACGGCATTGGATGGCTTAACTTTGTCGTCATTGATCGCGCCGGGAGGTCACGACAAACTAAGTCACTACTTGACCAGCCGTGATACCGAACACACACAGACACGACGCACGCTTGAGCTAACAGCGCGCCACCGGGACAGTCACGAGTTTCCCGTGGAGATTGCGGTGTCGTTGCTGCACGCGGGCGAGACACCCGTCTTCAGCGCCTTCATCCGCGACATCACCGAACGAAAACTTGCCGAAGAAGCGCGCTATAAGACACTATTTGAAAACTCGCCTGTCGCCCTAAGAGAAATGGATTTCGCAGGCGTCAAAACCTATGTTGACAAGCTGGCGTCGCGGGGAATTCACGATTTGCGGGAATATTTTCAACAGTTTCCGGAAGCGGTAGAACATTGTCTCACATTGGTCCGTGTCATTGACGTAAATTTAGCAACAGCGAAGTTGCTGCGGGCCGAGAGCAAGCAGCAAGTGCATGATTCATTCGGCGATTTGTTCCGTGGCGACTACGTAAAGACCTTTGTCGACGAACTCGTTTCCTTGGCGTCCGGAAAAGCCAACTTTGAAATGGAATCGCAAATGTCCTCGCTGGATGGTCAAACCATTTTTGTCGCGATCAGCGTATCCATAGCGCCGGGACATTTGAACACGTGGTCGAAAGTGTTTGTGTCCATGCTCGACATTTCGGACCGTATCCGCGCGGAACAAGAGAAGAGCAAATTGGAAGCTCAGATTCGTCAGAATCAGAAGATGGAAACGATTGGCACGTTGGCGGGCGGAATCGCGCACGACTTCAACAACATGCTTTCGCCAATCCTTGGCTATGCGGACATCATCGCGGACGCTCCGGACGACACAGACTCCGTGCAAGAGGCAATACGGAACGTCGTGGCGGCAGCGCTGCGCGCCCGCGATCTTGTCAGGCAGATACTCACATTCAGCAGGCAAGTTGAACATGAGATGAAGCCAATACGACCGGCGCCTCTTGTAAAAGAAGTACTGGACTTGTTGCGGGCTTCGCTGCCAACGACCGTCGCTCTGTCATCCAAGGTTGATTATCAGTCGAACGTCATAATGGCCGATCCGACCCAGATTCATCAGGTCATATTGAATTTATGCACGAACGCGTTTCAATCTCTGGAAAATGCTTCGGGGACGATTCAAGTCAGATTGCAAAACATTACGCTAACGAACGAGCCTGAGAACAATACGGACAACCTTCATCCCGGTGACTACGTGTGCCTGACAGTCTCGGATACGGGCTGCGGCATCGACCAAGCGAATATCGAACGCATCTTTGAGCCGTTTTACACGACGAAGGAGGTCGGCAGCGGTACGGGAATGGGACTTTCCGTGACGCACGGGATAGTGCAAAAACACGGCGGCAAAATCTCAGTGGACAGCGTCCGCGGAGTCGGCACAAGTTTTCACGTATATTTGCCGTCCATTGTCCAGCGGGACGCAAACACCGAAGACCATTTGTCAAGACCACTGCACGGAAACGAGCGCGTCTTGGTAATTGACGATGAAGAGCTTGTCGCAAAGACTACGGGGAAGCAGCTCGAACGTCTCGGCTACAAGGTAACGATTGTAACGACTCCCAGTGAAGCTCTTAAGCAAATACGTACCGCACCGGAGTCATTTGACGTCGTCGTTACTGACCAGACAATGCCGGAAATTCCGGGACATATGCTTGCCAAGGAGATTTCGCAGATCAGACCGGACTTGCCGATTCTTCTTCTCACCGGCTACAGTCAAGTCACTGTAGTCGAGGAGATTCACTCATGCGGCATTCACCAAGTCTTGATGAAACCTGTAAGCTCCGCGGACTTGTCCACCGCGATACGGCGCGCTTTGGCCACAAAACAAGAAAAGTGACGTGAACCATTTCGCTCGCAATGAGTGTTCCTTGCAATCCTGCAACTGAACGTGAGTCGTATCAGCACGACACAATAAAGCAAATGAAAAGAGCCTGCTTACAGCAGGCTCTTTCGTTACATGAGTTTTCGCGGACTTTAGCAGCCGCCGGTGATCTTTTTAGGTTTCTTGGCGACGATCTGCGGTTTGTCTTTCATATCCTTGATCAGTTGGTCGATCGTTTGTTTGGCTTGCAAACGGAAGTCAGCGACGTCCTGATCGTAGCGGCCTCCGTTCAGTCCGTCGTACGGATCGGTCAAAATCTCTTCGCGGAATTGATGCAGCCCGCCTTGAAGTACGGCGAGGTTTCTGTAGCCGATTTCATCCAAAACGTGGTAAGCCCGCACGGCATCGTCGACGTTGGAAGCCACCATAACCTTCTTTACGTGACGCTGAGCAAGAACGCGGTTCCACTCTTTTCCAAACAGGCTTTCGGTTTGAATATTGATCGAGCCCGGCAGAGCGAACTTGTTGAACGACGCCGTGTCACGCACGTCAATTACTTGGATATTCGGTTCACGGTCGACGATCCGGAATGCGAGTTCGTCCGCGGTCATATATTCTGCCGGATGTTCGGCGACGTACTCGGGCTCAGAGACTTTTTCGATGATGCGCATCTTGCGGTTCGGCAAAGTGATGAGCATAACTCCGGCGAGAACTGCCACGGCGGCGGCGACGGCGTGTCTGCGAATGTGAAAGTCACGCGCCGGAGCGAACGGGTTCACGCGCTTTTCAATCATGCTTGTCACCGCAAAAGCAATCAATGCCACTGCGACTAAAAGAAACGCAAACCAGCCGGCGGTCATGCCCAACGTGTCGTATATGCGGATTGGGCCAAATGCCGAGGAAACGTAGAATGACTTCCACGACGGATAGAATTCTCCGAACGTGAAGACGCCAAGTCCGATACCGCCGATAAAGAAGAGGGCGTCAATTTTGCCGATGGCCGCAGCGCAGACGCTGGTACCGGGACAATAGCCGCCGAGAATAAAACCGACTCCCATGACAGCGCCGCCGACGAGCGCGGGCCACAGCCAGAGCGGATTGATGTAGATCATTTCCGTGTCGAGCAAGCCCGCATAGCTCAGCAGCATGATGCCGCCCATGGCCGTCGCGGCCGCCGTGAAGAAGACACGCAAGACGGTGAAATCGTAGCCGTAAAAAAGTCCGGCGAGCCGTCGGGACGAAGAGAAGCCGGCCTGTTCGAGCACCCAGCCGAAAGCAATGCCGAGAAACAGAGCGACCACGAGGTTCATTTCATTTGAGATTAGGTCAGGAACAAACGGTCCCATAGTAGTTTTTACTCCAGTTCGTTTAGATCCACAACCTGCGGAAGAAATAGGCCACCAGATAGCCCGTGCCGAAGATGGCGAGCATGGTAACAAAGCCCGCGGTCGAGAGCACGGCCATGCCGCTCAATGCGGCGCCGCTTGTGCAGCCGCGCGCGAATTGCGCACCAATGCCGAAGAGCGCACCGCCGATCACGGCAAAGATCCAACGTTTCGAGTGCGAGATTCTTGGACCGCCTTCAGTCCGAAAGGACAAACGGTCGGAAATGAGTCCTGAAAGAAACGCTCCGATCAACACACCGATCAATTCAAAGACAAGCCAAGATTTTAGCGGGCTGTCTTTGCCTTCTTCGAGATACGGGCCATAGTAGGGCGACGCTTGCGCATGTTCCGGCGCGACGGCGTCAACGGTCACAATGACGGCGTCTTTGATCGCGCCACTGGCTCCGAGTCCTCTTCCCGTAATGAAAATGCTGGCCAACAAGACAAGTCCGAGAAAGAACCCGGCCAAATAGGGATTCATATATTTTGTGGTAATTTTCTCCATTAGTCCACCATCTCCGCTTGACGTTCCGCTTTCTGTTCCATCTGTTCGTGGTCGTCGGTATGCAGGTCCTCAAATCCCGTGACCATCGCCTTAAGATTGGACGTCAGCGTTCCACCGGTCGTCGCCAGATAAACATGCGCAACGAAGAATCCGATCAACAGGAACGCGCCAAGCGTATGGATGACCGCAACGACTGATAGGCCTTTAATGTTTAGACTGATAATTTCGAATTGCTGTGGATAACGGTAGAACATGTAGATTAACCCAGACGTCACGACGATGGGAATGACGAGCACTTTCAGACCGGCATACACGAGTTTTTGCAGCGGATTGAGCTTACTTAGAACCGACTTTCGCGTCGGATGAGGAGCGCCTCTGAAAATACCCGTGATGTAGTAATCAATTTGCGCACGGATGTTCGTCGTTGTCGGAACGTACTGCCGCCACTCTCCGCTGGTGAGGTGCCAGAAGATCGCGAAGCTGATCAGAATCAGGAAGGCAATCGCGGCGAAGTTGTGAATCTGCACGGCCTGACGGAATCCGAAGAATTTCAGCGAACCGTGAATTTCAAATCCGGTTACACCGAGCAGAGAAATCAGGATTGCCTGTGCCCAATGCCAGAAGCGTTCGAAAGCCGGGTAAACGTATTCGCGTTTCATAGCTCGGCTCCTTTCCGACGGCGGGAAATCACGAAGCGCGCCGCGCCGTGCACCATCACACCAAGCAAAGTCAGAATCAGGATACCAGCTCCCGCCCTGTCAATCCAGATGTTGCGGTCACGACCGGGCATATAGAAATCCGTCAGGTTCGCCAACCGGCTATCGGTGCGCGAGTGGCACTCGGAGCACGTCACGGCTTTCTTTGCGGGAGCGACCATGTGATTGACCGGCCAATACATGTTCGTGTTAGTGAATCCGAATTCGCCGCTGTACGGCAGACCGACTTCATTCATGCCGGCCGCACAGGCTTTCTGCCAATCGAATTCATTCCAGTATGCGCTGTCGCCGGGATGTGTCGAAACAGTCTTGGGCTGGATCAGGTAATTGTTTTGCGTGTCGTAGATTTGTTTCGAGCGGTGTACTTTCACCGGAATAATCTTCGAGTCCGGATCGTTGTACGATCCCTGCAGCGAATTTATTTTCAGCGTGTCACTCGGATCGAATTTGTCGCCGAGCAAATAGTGCGATGCAGTGCCGTTGAACCACGCGTATTCGGGTTTCAAGTCCTTGCCCCACACAAAGGATCCCTTGATGGACATATACGTGTCCACGCCAAGCGAATCATCCTCAACTTCAAACGGTTTGCCGTCACGCAACTGTCCGGCCGTGGACCAATCCCATTGGACTTTGGTGGGATTTTCTTTGGCATAGGTTGGGATGTGACAGGTTTGACACGCGACTTTGAGAGTGTGGTTGTTCAGAATATTGTCGGCATGCGGCAGATCACCGTGGCAGCTTTCGCAGCGAACGCGGTCGCGGTTCATCGAAGAAACGGAGTATGATTTGCCGAGCATCTGGTGCTGGTCGGCAGTGTGACAGGCGACGCACTGCATATTCACGCCCTCAACCGCCATATGCACGTCGAGATCTTTTGACGGATCGAACATGGCCATGTCCAAGTCGCCGTGCTTAACGTTGTTTCCTCCGCCGCCGAAGAAGTGGCACGTGCCGCAATTCGTGCGCGTGGGTTTGCCGACCTGCTTAGCAACTTCCGTCAGGTCGACGTTAGGATTGGGCATACCCGCGCCGGCCTTTATGTAGAGGTTGCTCTGATCGTGACAAGCCAAGCAATCAACGTTGTACGGATTGTGAAAATCGAAATTCGCGTCGCCCCATCCGTAGCCGATGTGACAGCGGTTGCAGGCCTGTTGATTGCCGGAGATGCCGATGCAAAAGTTGTTGAGGATGTTTTTCTTGCCGACCTTTCGGATACCCTGACCTTCAATGTACTCCATGCGTTCCCAATTCCAGTGGGAGGAATTCATGACTTCAAGGTGCCGTTCAGTGTGGCAACTGATGCAGGCTT
This region of Calditrichota bacterium genomic DNA includes:
- a CDS encoding cytochrome b/b6 domain-containing protein — protein: MKREYVYPAFERFWHWAQAILISLLGVTGFEIHGSLKFFGFRQAVQIHNFAAIAFLILISFAIFWHLTSGEWRQYVPTTTNIRAQIDYYITGIFRGAPHPTRKSVLSKLNPLQKLVYAGLKVLVIPIVVTSGLIYMFYRYPQQFEIISLNIKGLSVVAVIHTLGAFLLIGFFVAHVYLATTGGTLTSNLKAMVTGFEDLHTDDHEQMEQKAERQAEMVD
- a CDS encoding tetrathionate reductase family octaheme c-type cytochrome; its protein translation is MRRILLALAFLGTAILLVLNILPEKSIDRTPLEYLRSEYSVKHKPSVDHAKFDVLDGPFEQPQDVTKACISCHTERHLEVMNSSHWNWERMEYIEGQGIRKVGKKNILNNFCIGISGNQQACNRCHIGYGWGDANFDFHNPYNVDCLACHDQSNLYIKAGAGMPNPNVDLTEVAKQVGKPTRTNCGTCHFFGGGGNNVKHGDLDMAMFDPSKDLDVHMAVEGVNMQCVACHTADQHQMLGKSYSVSSMNRDRVRCESCHGDLPHADNILNNHTLKVACQTCHIPTYAKENPTKVQWDWSTAGQLRDGKPFEVEDDSLGVDTYMSIKGSFVWGKDLKPEYAWFNGTASHYLLGDKFDPSDTLKINSLQGSYNDPDSKIIPVKVHRSKQIYDTQNNYLIQPKTVSTHPGDSAYWNEFDWQKACAAGMNEVGLPYSGEFGFTNTNMYWPVNHMVAPAKKAVTCSECHSRTDSRLANLTDFYMPGRDRNIWIDRAGAGILILTLLGVMVHGAARFVISRRRKGAEL
- a CDS encoding YeeE/YedE family protein, translating into MEKITTKYMNPYLAGFFLGLVLLASIFITGRGLGASGAIKDAVIVTVDAVAPEHAQASPYYGPYLEEGKDSPLKSWLVFELIGVLIGAFLSGLISDRLSFRTEGGPRISHSKRWIFAVIGGALFGIGAQFARGCTSGAALSGMAVLSTAGFVTMLAIFGTGYLVAYFFRRLWI
- a CDS encoding YeeE/YedE family protein, producing the protein MGPFVPDLISNEMNLVVALFLGIAFGWVLEQAGFSSSRRLAGLFYGYDFTVLRVFFTAAATAMGGIMLLSYAGLLDTEMIYINPLWLWPALVGGAVMGVGFILGGYCPGTSVCAAAIGKIDALFFIGGIGLGVFTFGEFYPSWKSFYVSSAFGPIRIYDTLGMTAGWFAFLLVAVALIAFAVTSMIEKRVNPFAPARDFHIRRHAVAAAVAVLAGVMLITLPNRKMRIIEKVSEPEYVAEHPAEYMTADELAFRIVDREPNIQVIDVRDTASFNKFALPGSINIQTESLFGKEWNRVLAQRHVKKVMVASNVDDAVRAYHVLDEIGYRNLAVLQGGLHQFREEILTDPYDGLNGGRYDQDVADFRLQAKQTIDQLIKDMKDKPQIVAKKPKKITGGC
- a CDS encoding PAS domain S-box protein, translating into MSDMRELEDRLAELEDELTSLRAINAALMSRVERSTDSAGSSFSLFESNILLQQRVQEHTKDLQKSNEKLQEEITEHKRTENELRRTQKQTRQIIDTALDAVIAFDRSWNILDWNHRAEETFGYSATTALDGLTLSSLIAPGGHDKLSHYLTSRDTEHTQTRRTLELTARHRDSHEFPVEIAVSLLHAGETPVFSAFIRDITERKLAEEARYKTLFENSPVALREMDFAGVKTYVDKLASRGIHDLREYFQQFPEAVEHCLTLVRVIDVNLATAKLLRAESKQQVHDSFGDLFRGDYVKTFVDELVSLASGKANFEMESQMSSLDGQTIFVAISVSIAPGHLNTWSKVFVSMLDISDRIRAEQEKSKLEAQIRQNQKMETIGTLAGGIAHDFNNMLSPILGYADIIADAPDDTDSVQEAIRNVVAAALRARDLVRQILTFSRQVEHEMKPIRPAPLVKEVLDLLRASLPTTVALSSKVDYQSNVIMADPTQIHQVILNLCTNAFQSLENASGTIQVRLQNITLTNEPENNTDNLHPGDYVCLTVSDTGCGIDQANIERIFEPFYTTKEVGSGTGMGLSVTHGIVQKHGGKISVDSVRGVGTSFHVYLPSIVQRDANTEDHLSRPLHGNERVLVIDDEELVAKTTGKQLERLGYKVTIVTTPSEALKQIRTAPESFDVVVTDQTMPEIPGHMLAKEISQIRPDLPILLLTGYSQVTVVEEIHSCGIHQVLMKPVSSADLSTAIRRALATKQEK